Proteins from one Pelotomaculum isophthalicicum JI genomic window:
- a CDS encoding NGG1p interacting factor NIF3, with the protein MKIKEIYELAVQKGIENDPRSKEVVLKLLEKEKKNFNDLKEDEKKEYDQDRLFNPYGDTRVLFGEPEQEVKCVLTGIDMEATEVLLADRLAARGQPVDLVIAHHPEGKAMAALYQVMKLQEDVLASFGVPINVAEGIMASRINEVKRGLLPLNHNRAVDAARLLDIPLICVHTAADNLVQNYLQNMINEEKPETLDELVKVIKNIPEYAEAVKYNAGPVIVVGSKEKRAGRVMVDMTGGTSGSEDAYAKLAVAGVGTLVVMHIGEKHRKEAEKNHINVIIAGHMASDSLGMNLFLDELTQRGVEVIPCSGLLRFERKE; encoded by the coding sequence CTGAAAATCAAAGAAATTTATGAATTGGCCGTGCAAAAAGGTATTGAAAACGACCCGCGGTCAAAGGAAGTAGTACTAAAGTTGCTGGAAAAGGAAAAGAAAAATTTTAATGATTTGAAAGAAGATGAAAAGAAAGAATACGATCAGGACCGGTTGTTTAACCCGTACGGTGACACCAGAGTTCTTTTCGGGGAACCGGAACAAGAGGTTAAGTGTGTGCTGACCGGTATCGACATGGAGGCAACCGAGGTGCTTCTAGCCGACCGGCTTGCCGCCCGGGGGCAACCGGTGGATCTGGTTATCGCCCACCACCCGGAAGGAAAAGCGATGGCGGCTCTATACCAGGTGATGAAATTGCAGGAAGACGTGCTCGCCAGTTTCGGGGTGCCAATCAATGTGGCTGAGGGTATTATGGCCTCGCGTATTAATGAAGTTAAACGCGGGTTGTTGCCTTTGAACCACAACAGGGCGGTTGATGCCGCAAGGCTATTGGATATTCCTTTGATATGCGTACATACCGCCGCCGACAATCTGGTGCAGAATTATTTGCAAAATATGATAAATGAAGAAAAACCGGAAACTCTAGACGAACTGGTCAAGGTCATTAAAAATATCCCTGAATATGCCGAGGCTGTAAAGTATAACGCAGGTCCGGTTATTGTTGTCGGCAGCAAAGAAAAAAGGGCCGGCAGGGTTATGGTGGATATGACCGGAGGCACCAGCGGTTCTGAGGATGCATACGCCAAGCTGGCCGTGGCCGGCGTCGGCACCTTGGTTGTGATGCATATCGGTGAAAAACACCGCAAGGAAGCGGAAAAAAACCATATCAATGTAATCATAGCAGGACACATGGCCAGCGACTCGCTCGGCATGAACCTTTTTCTGGATGAATTAACGCAGCGGGGTGTTGAAGTCATCCCCTGTTCCGGACTTTTAAGATTTGAGCGGAAGGAGTAA
- a CDS encoding cell division protein ZapA, with translation MSEEREFRVEVEIFGEYYTLKGDSSPAQMLKVAQYVNHKMKQLTERNPKLSKSQVAMLAALNMADELIKLREEYENMVRMLEPESK, from the coding sequence ATGTCGGAGGAGCGGGAGTTCCGGGTTGAAGTTGAAATCTTCGGTGAGTATTATACACTCAAAGGCGATAGTTCCCCGGCACAGATGTTGAAGGTTGCCCAGTATGTCAACCATAAAATGAAGCAGTTGACTGAACGCAACCCAAAATTGAGCAAGTCGCAAGTAGCTATGCTTGCCGCCTTAAACATGGCGGATGAATTAATTAAACTCCGGGAAGAATATGAAAATATGGTTCGAATGCTTGAACCGGAATCAAAGTAG
- a CDS encoding DNA-3-methyladenine glycosylase has translation MLDTSETVAKKESLPRAFYDRDTVTVARELLGSLLVHMSPEGITAGKIVETEAYLQGDPACHASRGITRRNRVMFGAPGYAYVYFIYGMYYCFNVVSAPEGVGEAVLIRALEPVEGLQLMRLRRKRERLEELCGGPAKLVQAMGITRSHNGMDLTGGTLFIHKAQETNEPIVMTTRVGIREGADMPLRFYLKGNRFVSKK, from the coding sequence ATGTTAGATACTTCTGAGACAGTCGCAAAAAAAGAGAGCCTTCCCCGCGCTTTTTACGACCGTGATACTGTTACAGTAGCCAGAGAACTGCTAGGTAGCCTGCTTGTTCATATGTCCCCGGAAGGAATCACCGCCGGCAAAATTGTTGAAACAGAGGCTTATCTTCAAGGTGATCCTGCCTGTCACGCCTCACGCGGCATTACTCGCCGCAACCGGGTGATGTTCGGGGCGCCGGGTTATGCTTATGTATATTTTATTTACGGTATGTATTACTGTTTTAATGTGGTTTCGGCACCGGAAGGTGTAGGGGAGGCTGTTTTGATCCGGGCGCTGGAGCCGGTCGAAGGGCTGCAGTTGATGCGTTTAAGAAGAAAGCGGGAGAGGCTGGAGGAACTATGCGGAGGCCCGGCAAAACTAGTGCAGGCCATGGGGATAACACGCAGCCATAACGGCATGGATCTGACCGGAGGAACGCTTTTTATTCATAAAGCTCAAGAGACAAACGAGCCAATCGTTATGACAACCCGTGTCGGTATTCGCGAAGGAGCAGACATGCCGCTGAGATTTTACCTGAAAGGCAACCGGTTTGTATCAAAAAAATAG
- the polX gene encoding DNA polymerase/3'-5' exonuclease PolX: MSFILYRNGAVSLRNAEIARIFYELAELHEFRGDDFFKIRAYRNAAKVLAGLNEPVEEIKKKVDLKKIPGIGKNIAKKIEEILLTGRLQKHEELLREVPQGVIEIMSLPGIGPKRASMLLEKLNISNPEELAEAALAKRVRGLPGMGVKLEMDIIRNVEMIKRRSGNVLLATARELAAELTEYLNIISSVTRVEVGGSIRRWRETVGDIDLVVEAEDASMVFDAVKSHPRIKEAAKIVENRARFHTWWGIDVELEIVPEEMFFLALHKSTGSKKHLSRLQEILGAKGVDFAHSVIERTDAVHDEGDIYAALGMSYIPPEIREDRGEIESAINDRLPQLVEQSDIIGDLHIHTTWSDGVATIEQVVKRAKEKGYKYLAITDHSQSLKIAKGLSLEKLKKQHREIRMMNEKFSENNEDFRILTGMEVDILPKGDLDCPDEILEETDIVVASVHSAFRQDRETMTGRIISAINNKNVDIIGHVTGRLLGRRDEYALNLERVLDAAAACGTILEINSSPDRLDLNDINARLAKDKGIKIAVNTDAHDLKRMDEMPYGVAVARRAWLEAGDIVNTMPLEKLLLYLDEKNK; encoded by the coding sequence ATGAGTTTTATCTTATACCGAAACGGGGCGGTTAGTTTGCGAAATGCTGAAATAGCCCGGATATTTTATGAATTGGCTGAGCTTCATGAATTTAGAGGGGATGATTTTTTCAAGATCCGCGCCTACCGTAACGCGGCAAAAGTACTGGCTGGTCTTAATGAACCTGTTGAAGAAATCAAAAAAAAAGTTGATTTGAAAAAAATACCCGGGATAGGCAAAAATATCGCAAAAAAGATAGAGGAAATTCTACTAACGGGGCGTCTGCAGAAGCACGAGGAGTTGTTGCGGGAAGTCCCTCAAGGTGTAATAGAAATTATGTCGTTGCCTGGGATCGGGCCAAAGCGGGCCAGCATGCTCCTGGAAAAACTGAACATATCCAACCCCGAAGAACTTGCTGAGGCAGCCCTGGCCAAGCGTGTGCGCGGCCTGCCGGGGATGGGTGTTAAACTGGAAATGGATATAATCAGGAATGTGGAAATGATCAAAAGACGGTCCGGCAACGTTTTGCTGGCTACGGCGAGAGAACTGGCCGCGGAACTGACGGAATACCTAAATATTATCTCCAGCGTTACTAGAGTTGAAGTTGGGGGCAGCATTCGCAGGTGGAGAGAAACAGTGGGAGATATTGACCTGGTGGTTGAGGCTGAAGACGCAAGCATGGTTTTTGATGCAGTTAAAAGCCATCCACGCATAAAAGAGGCGGCGAAAATAGTTGAAAACCGTGCCAGATTTCATACCTGGTGGGGTATTGACGTCGAATTGGAAATTGTGCCGGAGGAGATGTTCTTTCTGGCGCTGCATAAAAGCACCGGAAGTAAAAAGCATCTGTCTCGATTGCAAGAAATATTAGGCGCAAAAGGTGTGGATTTTGCTCATTCAGTGATAGAGCGAACCGATGCGGTCCATGATGAAGGGGATATATACGCTGCCCTGGGCATGTCCTATATACCTCCTGAAATCCGGGAAGACCGGGGCGAAATTGAATCCGCTATTAATGACAGACTTCCGCAGTTAGTGGAACAGAGTGATATAATAGGCGACTTGCATATTCATACTACTTGGAGCGACGGCGTCGCTACCATTGAGCAAGTTGTGAAAAGGGCCAAAGAAAAAGGCTATAAGTATTTGGCTATTACCGACCACTCGCAGTCTCTTAAAATCGCAAAAGGGCTTTCTCTGGAAAAGCTAAAAAAACAGCACCGAGAGATAAGAATGATGAATGAGAAATTTAGTGAAAATAATGAGGATTTTAGAATTCTTACGGGTATGGAAGTGGATATCCTTCCCAAGGGGGATTTGGATTGTCCCGATGAAATACTTGAAGAAACCGACATAGTAGTGGCGTCGGTCCATAGCGCTTTTAGACAGGACCGCGAAACGATGACCGGCAGGATTATTTCGGCGATAAATAATAAAAATGTCGACATCATCGGTCATGTGACCGGACGTTTGCTGGGGAGGCGGGATGAATACGCTCTTAATCTTGAAAGAGTATTGGATGCCGCCGCCGCTTGTGGTACGATATTAGAGATTAACTCATCTCCGGACCGTCTGGATTTGAATGATATAAACGCCCGCTTAGCCAAAGATAAAGGTATTAAAATAGCCGTAAACACAGATGCTCATGACCTGAAAAGGATGGACGAAATGCCTTATGGAGTGGCGGTGGCGCGCCGGGCTTGGCTGGAAGCCGGCGATATTGTCAACACGATGCCGTTGGAAAAACTGCTCCTGTACCTGGATGAAAAAAATAAGTAG
- the pheS gene encoding phenylalanine--tRNA ligase subunit alpha: protein MEEKLRRIGADALQDLSSACTLEDLNDLRVKYLGKKGELTQVMRGMGALSAAERPLIGQIANEVRASIEKELATRTSALKKLAKELRLKDEGIDVTLPGSPVLRGGKHPLSIVTEEIQKFFLGLGYNIAEGPEIETDYYNFEALNLPKDHPARDMQDTFFISSDTLLRTQTSSVQVRTMEKTAPNLPVKVISPGKVYRRDDDATHSPMFSQVEGLAIDRRITFSDLKGTLDLFMREIFGPKTKTRFRPSYFPFTEPSAEVDISCVMCGGKGCRVCSHTGWLEILGSGMVHPRVLEVSGYNSEEVTGFAFGLGVERITMLKYGIDDLRILFENDLRFLRQF from the coding sequence ATGGAAGAGAAGCTACGGCGGATTGGCGCGGACGCTCTCCAGGACCTGTCGAGTGCCTGCACTCTTGAAGATTTGAATGATCTAAGGGTGAAATATTTAGGTAAAAAGGGTGAGCTAACCCAGGTAATGCGGGGTATGGGAGCGCTGAGCGCGGCGGAAAGGCCGCTTATCGGCCAGATTGCCAACGAAGTAAGGGCTTCCATAGAAAAAGAATTGGCTACGAGGACCTCTGCCCTGAAAAAACTGGCCAAGGAGCTACGTTTGAAAGATGAGGGGATTGATGTAACACTCCCCGGCTCGCCGGTACTGCGTGGCGGCAAGCACCCCCTTTCCATCGTGACGGAAGAGATCCAGAAGTTTTTTTTGGGGTTGGGATATAACATCGCTGAAGGGCCGGAAATAGAAACTGATTATTATAACTTTGAGGCGCTTAATTTGCCCAAAGATCACCCGGCGCGGGACATGCAGGATACTTTCTTTATCAGCAGCGACACATTATTACGCACTCAGACCTCGTCAGTACAAGTGCGCACCATGGAAAAAACAGCGCCAAATTTGCCGGTGAAAGTCATATCTCCCGGCAAGGTCTACCGGCGTGACGATGACGCTACTCATTCACCCATGTTTAGCCAAGTGGAAGGTCTGGCTATTGACCGCAGGATTACCTTCAGTGATCTTAAGGGGACGCTAGACCTTTTTATGAGGGAAATCTTTGGGCCAAAAACCAAAACACGTTTCCGACCCAGTTATTTTCCTTTTACCGAACCCAGCGCGGAAGTTGATATTTCCTGCGTTATGTGCGGCGGTAAGGGGTGCCGGGTTTGTTCGCACACAGGCTGGCTGGAGATCCTGGGCAGCGGTATGGTGCATCCGCGGGTGTTGGAAGTTTCCGGCTACAATTCGGAAGAGGTCACCGGCTTCGCCTTTGGACTTGGTGTGGAGCGAATTACCATGCTCAAATATGGCATTGATGACTTACGGATTTTATTCGAAAACGACTTGCGGTTTTTACGGCAGTTTTAA
- the pheT gene encoding phenylalanine--tRNA ligase subunit beta yields the protein MYISYNWLQDFVDLDLPPQELAERLTLAGIAVESVTELGKDISGVVTGRIETISPHPNADKLVITTVNTGEEKLQIITAATNVKEGDVIPVALEGAKLAGGFVIKRAKLRGVESRGMMCSGQELGIDAKTMPADQAHGIMILPPGTPLGRDAKEILGLNDFILELDLTPNRGDCLSVIGVAREVAALLGRPFRPVEPSFPEAGENIGGQVRVDIDEPDLCRRYVARLIKNVRVGRSPLWMQSRLRAAGMRPISNIVDVTNYVMLEMGQPLHAFDYDKLVDHHIIVRRAREDEEMVSLDDVLRKLNKDMLVITDPSGPVAVAGVMGGLSTEVTDQTTSILLESAYFNPVSIRRTSKALGLRSEASLRFEKGIDLGGCLMAINRAAQLIYDMDAGEVVTGVVDNYISPANEKTVMFRPKRAAYVLGLDIPKEKASDILSRLHFNVQDAGEDLLVTVPTYRVDVSIEEDLIEEVARIHGYHQIPATLPFGSSSHGAKTREQSFKTLIADALAGAGFYEVVTYSFTNPRVFDLMNLPADSPFRNTVKIQNPLSEEHSVMRTMMLPGLLEVLSRNFNRRVQDGAIFELGTVFLPGGDNHPPEERPALAAVAMGKAPGNWKMQSQEYDFYFLKGVLESIFSDFGTEVVNFYPENNNPSFHPGRTAALDAGGRKIGVIGELHPDVLEKYELPERVVAFEIDFEKLYAVSGQPKVYKPLPKFPGVERDLAIVLKRENRTGDILETIRKTGGELLISVSLFDIYQGEQVPQGYQSMAFSLKFQAADRTLTDAEVSEATDAIATELSNRFGAQLRG from the coding sequence GTGTACATATCTTATAATTGGTTGCAGGATTTTGTCGATCTTGATCTGCCGCCGCAAGAACTTGCCGAGCGTCTAACTCTCGCGGGTATTGCTGTGGAAAGTGTAACCGAATTGGGCAAGGATATTTCCGGGGTGGTAACAGGTCGAATTGAAACAATCAGCCCTCATCCCAATGCTGATAAGCTGGTTATCACCACTGTGAATACTGGTGAAGAAAAACTGCAAATAATTACAGCGGCTACAAATGTCAAGGAAGGCGATGTCATACCGGTAGCCCTGGAAGGGGCCAAATTGGCGGGGGGATTTGTGATTAAGCGGGCTAAACTCAGAGGAGTGGAGTCCCGTGGGATGATGTGCTCAGGCCAGGAGTTGGGAATTGACGCCAAAACAATGCCGGCTGATCAGGCCCATGGAATCATGATCTTGCCGCCGGGAACTCCACTTGGCCGTGACGCAAAAGAAATATTGGGTCTGAATGATTTCATCCTGGAGCTTGACCTGACGCCAAACCGCGGTGACTGCCTGTCAGTTATCGGAGTGGCGCGTGAAGTGGCTGCGTTGCTTGGACGTCCGTTCCGGCCGGTTGAACCGTCTTTCCCGGAGGCAGGGGAAAATATCGGCGGACAGGTCCGGGTAGATATAGACGAACCCGATTTATGCCGGCGTTACGTTGCGCGTTTAATTAAAAATGTCCGTGTGGGCCGTTCACCGTTGTGGATGCAGTCGCGCTTGCGCGCCGCCGGAATGAGGCCGATTAGTAACATTGTTGACGTTACCAACTATGTCATGCTGGAAATGGGCCAGCCCTTGCATGCTTTTGATTACGATAAACTTGTCGACCATCATATAATCGTCCGCAGGGCCAGAGAGGACGAGGAGATGGTTTCTCTGGACGATGTTTTGCGGAAATTAAATAAGGATATGCTGGTTATCACCGACCCGTCCGGGCCGGTCGCGGTCGCGGGAGTTATGGGCGGATTGTCCACAGAAGTGACAGATCAAACAACTTCGATATTGCTTGAGTCGGCTTATTTCAATCCGGTAAGCATCAGGCGGACTTCAAAAGCGCTTGGCTTGCGCTCCGAGGCATCCCTGCGTTTTGAAAAAGGAATCGATCTCGGCGGTTGTCTAATGGCGATTAACCGGGCCGCACAGCTTATTTATGATATGGACGCGGGCGAAGTTGTGACCGGTGTCGTTGACAACTATATCTCACCGGCAAACGAAAAAACGGTTATGTTCAGGCCAAAACGCGCAGCATATGTTCTTGGACTGGATATACCAAAGGAAAAGGCGTCTGATATCCTGTCCAGGCTTCATTTTAATGTACAGGATGCGGGCGAGGACCTGCTGGTTACCGTACCGACTTACCGGGTTGATGTGAGCATAGAGGAAGACCTTATTGAAGAAGTAGCCAGGATTCACGGTTATCACCAGATACCCGCCACCTTGCCGTTCGGATCTTCCAGCCATGGGGCTAAAACACGGGAACAGTCTTTCAAGACGTTGATTGCCGATGCCCTGGCCGGCGCCGGTTTTTATGAGGTGGTCACATATAGTTTTACCAACCCGCGGGTTTTTGATCTGATGAACCTGCCTGCGGACAGCCCGTTCAGGAATACTGTAAAAATACAGAACCCACTCAGTGAAGAACATTCAGTAATGCGTACGATGATGCTCCCCGGGTTGCTGGAGGTGCTATCTAGAAATTTCAACCGCAGGGTGCAAGATGGCGCTATTTTTGAACTTGGCACGGTATTTTTGCCTGGGGGTGACAACCATCCCCCGGAAGAACGGCCTGCCCTTGCGGCTGTGGCCATGGGAAAAGCGCCCGGGAATTGGAAGATGCAGTCACAGGAGTATGACTTCTATTTCTTGAAAGGTGTGCTGGAAAGTATTTTTAGTGATTTTGGAACAGAGGTTGTCAATTTCTATCCGGAAAACAACAATCCAAGTTTCCACCCCGGCAGGACGGCGGCATTGGATGCGGGTGGGCGCAAAATTGGCGTTATCGGTGAACTGCACCCGGATGTGCTGGAGAAATATGAGTTGCCTGAGAGAGTCGTGGCCTTTGAAATTGATTTTGAAAAATTATATGCTGTTTCAGGACAGCCGAAAGTATACAAACCGCTGCCGAAATTCCCCGGTGTCGAACGGGATTTGGCGATTGTGCTGAAAAGAGAAAACCGTACCGGTGATATCCTGGAAACAATCCGAAAAACCGGTGGAGAACTGCTTATATCTGTTTCGTTGTTTGATATTTACCAGGGTGAGCAAGTTCCCCAGGGTTATCAGAGCATGGCCTTCTCGCTGAAATTTCAGGCTGCGGACCGTACCCTCACTGACGCGGAAGTTAGTGAAGCAACTGATGCCATTGCCACAGAGTTATCCAACCGTTTTGGAGCGCAGCTAAGAGGTTGA